tttctctcaaattcataattccccaaatgtggatttcaaataatttcatctaattcaaGGTCATCAAAATcgcatttcaccaaatctgaatttcagtaaatttcatgtgcatttcaacaatagaaaatccaaattgaaaataaaaatcaaattcagcttcaaaatcctacaacacatgttgaaatcataactgattgatcaaattagttgactaatcagttaactcctcaatcaccccttttcactctcaatcatgttttttgactaatcaatcaatccacttatctctgcaatctattcagtccactatccaatctatctagttgacaactcaatcaaatgagttaacaaatcaatcaactatgttaactgatcaatctaaattagttCACTCCTAATcaagacttgagttcaaaatccctccccatctatgttgaaaatctatgtaaacaacatcattttctcaaatcaaaATGGTGCacgagcacctacctatgaagacatgaaccaagaacaagatgatttactattagcctagaaggaatgcaataagaccctatgggtcctttttgtaattcaatgtcctaagagtgtgacaagtttgtccatgtttgggtcaaattgtcatctaagGTCTGGTAgatcaaattgagtcaataagggtcacaatggtctaaattgagggataaaGTGActacaagtctatttgagtcattttttatgttttagaataAAATGAAATcgactatgatagtctagagtctaagttggttaaattatgcaaaagttgtcatattgtcaatttgttgtcatgacaattttgcacttttttgtaagTCGTGATTCTCCAACAGTCAGTCAGTTTGAAAAACAATTGGAGGAAGTTGTGGTCATTTGGGAAATACCTTTAAAGGCCCCAAGCACCGAAGGATGCATGTTGGTTTgttgatttggaaagaaattgaagcatcaagaattgTTGGAAACTCAAAAAATCGtctaatttatgttgattgcatactgaaggtggattggcaagGATTCTCATGGCATAGATCTGGTAACTAttttattttaccttttttttGTATTCAGTATGAAGTATTCAAGTGATCGCTTCCCcaatctacaagcaaatctctatcggGTAGCCAAAagcccttaaacccctagggtttcattgtaataatgggttttggcctatcaatccttaactgaacactctatcattacaagagatgataggccactatatcatatgtcagtaccaaaatccattaagaggatacaatagggcgaagaggatggagaactaaccctaggtctagcatctctatgtgacagactagtttgatgagtgcagtgcgggAGAATTAAGTGGTAGAGAATTGGAACAGGGTTTGAATGTGATAGAAGAGTATTTTAGATGATTACATAATATTTCATGGTCAGTGGTGGTCACCCGTTGGGAGAACCTAACCAGTTTTTGAAAGGCAttaagtcaaataggtctaatagtcATATTAGGTCTATTAGTGTAGTATcggttgggatatctgcaagttgatCCGAATTGGAAattgagatattgttgagaactcccaaaagggtatctgaaaatatatattttttgcttagatcctcagggtgtcataagttatcacccgattccctcaaatggaggcctaatagcaacTAGTTCAATTTGTGGGCgggtgagtcaaaattgatgttctggTGGACCTAAACcgtgaaatcctatttcatttgtgttaaggtgttgtgagaacacacCTCCAAGCATAGTTGTgatgaattggtcaagtgggccatttaaaccctaaagcctagtagtagcccactcatgtatgcaagggtttGTGTaatcacacaagaacttgagaagatttagttgtttgtaagtggacatagtggagcttTTGGGTTTTCCaaaggtgttgtttggtgtcattgaatcatttcttgacttggtgttgtgtaaggatctttggaattagggattaCCGGTTGAATTTGTATGCCTTAGagattggttggttcaaggttacctCCTTCCAGTCTGTTGTCTCCTgatcatattggtatcaaagtaggattttgaagatcacttgggtggtgtggtcttagtgtatgtcaGAGGATGAGATTGAAATAGGGGCTGACAGAATGCCTCCTAATAGTATGTCACAAGATgcggtgaagaagttgattgaagagatgcttgagtcgaagcttgaagaattgaaaaagactaaggatgaggaagatggaagtgacactgatgaagaaggggatatagaagatggggaatcctctaagtgggtagaggagatacctgcagatcaaagggaatttgtagatgccttgaggtcaATCAATAGGGGCACCATTGATGGTTGCCTATTtatagtggaagtatggaagcaAAAGAGGTGATAGATTGGATTAACGCATTGACCAGTCATTTTGAGTACAAGGAAATCCCTAAAGATAAGAGAGttaaattggaaaaagaaaggttgaaggggtcttctcttacatggtggaactatgtacaaggggagagagttaaggagggaaaaagtatgataacctcttgggaaaggatgaaggctaaagtcaaggcacaatttatgcccattgactatgaagtgtAGATGTACAAAATATTGTAGAACCTCAAACAGAGAGACCTTGACGTGAATGCATATACAGAGGAGTTTCATAAATTCAGTCTtagatcaaagagacaagaagaggagtcAGAGAAAGTGGTTAGGTACTTGAATGGAAGAAGGATAAACTTCCAAGCTGAGATCAGCATCCTGGCACTAGAGACagtgaacaagtgttttcaattaGCCCTAAGGAAAgaagagaaactaaaaagaagaAATGAGCAGagtaatagaggtaaaggagggagaattTTCAGAGGCAGAGgcagttttggaggaagaagtcccaaccaaaggtctagtggtgagtctagccaaggagagaaagttggggactcaagtagcagaggaggctaccatgggagaagacctaatggaagaggtgggacaaatggatcAGGGAGAGGATCCATGTTCTTCCATATGAGATTCTATAACTGCAATTAGATTGGGCACTTGGCCTACAAGTGTCCAGAGAAGGCatcaacttctcatggtggtgagaggagaaccactttgactcaagaagatgcaaggagtgtgacatctcttgaagtgaatttgacatcagagaTGGGAGAGAACCTGATGATCAAGAAGACATTGCTCAAGGAACCAGTGAAGACTGAGCCACCCCAAAGAAAGGCTTTGTTTAGAGTCAATtgcaagattcaaggtaaggtttgtaaagttgtcatagattcagggtctactaataacattgtatctttggaagcagtaaacaagttgaatttggaaaggatACCCCATAGTTTTCCATATAGGGTCTGTTGGTTGAATAGAGGGCAACACATACTCaccaatgaacaagcatgggtagagttcaatattggggggtataaggatacaattttgtgtgacatccttccaatggatgcatgccatctgtTTCTTggcagaccatggcagtttgacagaaaggctcatcatgatggagaaaataatgcttactctttccaaaaggatggtgtaACCTTTAGGATACAGTCAGTGGTAGAAGGGGATCCACAtcatgtaggatctagtgtgataATGGTAGGAGAAAATGAGTTCCttgatacactaaaggaggaaggtggagtaggtttttctttgattgtgaagcctaaggaagaaatgaagaagagtgtgagtgaggtaggacctaaggaggcTAGGGAACTGCTAGACCAGTACAAAGGAGTGGTTGCAGAAGACATACCGGACTCCCTGCCACCTATCAAAGATATTAGTCATTAGATTGACCTCATACTGGGAGCAATACTTCCTAAAAAGTTagcatataaaatgaccccacaacagaatgaagagatagctaggAAAATTCAAGAGCTCATAGATAAAGTGTTGGtgagaaagagccttagcccatgtgtagtacctacTTTTTATCCCCAAAGAAGGATGGAAAATGGTGGCTTTGTACTGATTCTAGGactatcaataggataaccattagatataggtttcccattccaaggatagaggacctaatggactatttagggggagctacctatttctctaaaattgacctcaagagtgggtgCCATTAGATAACGATAAGAGAGGGGGATGgctggaagactgcatttaaaactaATGAAGGGCTGCATGAGTGGCTTGTGATGGCTTTAGGTCTTTCAAATTCCCCTAGCACATTTATGtgactaatgaatgaagtgttgcagaAGTTTATAGGGAAAgttgtggtagtctaccttgatgacatattggtgttcaacaagagcaaggaggagcacttgaagcacttggagatagtcttgaagTGGCTGCAGGagtagaagttgatgataaatttagaaaagtgtgacttcatgaaggaGTTGGTGTACttaagctttgtcatctctaagggtgacttgaagatggattgttccaaggtagaggctattaTGAACTGGTCTACACCTAAGACAACCAGTGAGGTAAGACTTTTTTATGGTTTCGCaatattttataggaaattcattataAATTACAGTGATgtttgtgcacctatgttagaaaacatcaagggtggtggtaaggtgaagtttgtgtggaccaaagaagcagataagagttttgagtgtttaaaacaaAAAGTTGCCAAGTATCCAGTCCTAGTATTGCCCGATTTtagtaaggtcttcaccattgaatgtgatgcaagtggtttgGCTATAGGAGTAGTATTGAGTCAAGCGGGGAGACCAGTGGCCTTTttaagtgaaaaactaaatgaagcaaagaggaagtattcctcatatgatttagagttgtatgccatggtacaagctctgagaaagtggaggcattacttgcttcctaaggagctTATTATGTATACTtacaatcatgctcttagttttttgaatggacaaGAGAAGCTTAGTCATAGACATATAaaatgggttgaaagtcttcaagcatacaccttcatcatcaagcacaagaaaggggtagccaataaggttgcagatgctctaagtaggagggtgaTGACAGTGCAGGAAGTGAAGTTGTagagtatgggtgttgaagcactcaaaggattgtatgaagaggaccaagatttcaaggagGTATAGAAGGCATGATGTGAGTTTGCAAATTCTTTTCATGGAGAATTTTCTGACTACACCTTGCAGGATGGTCTTTTGTACAAGGGGTATCAATTATGtatccctaggtgttcaatgagggataatgtagtaaaagagaaacatagtgatggtttaggaggtcactttgggtTAAATAAGACTTTCGATCTAGTCAGGAGATTTTACTTTTGGACAAAGATACAGACTGATAtcaaaaagtttatggagagttgTACTGTATGTCAGAGAGCAAAGGGGGTTTCAACCAATGCTGGGCTGTACCAACCTTTgcctataccaagtagaccatgggaaattttgagtatggactttgtgatgggattacccaagacaaagacagATCATGACaatgtgtttgttgtggtagacaAGTTCAGTAAGATTGCTCACTTTCTTCCTTGTAAAACTACAAATGATGATAGTTATATTGCAGGATTGTTTTTCAGagagattgttagaatccatgggttgcctttgagtattgtatctgactgagacaacaagtttgtagggaatttttggagaaccttttggaaaaggttgggtacaaatttgtcttttagtcCAACCTATCACCCTCAGATCGATggacaaactgaagttgtgaatagatcattgggaaatattcttaggtgtttgacaaaggatcatggaagtagttgggatgtggtgatacctcaaGTAGAGTATGGTTGTAATGATTTAACAAATAGAATTACAGGTCTGATTCCTATCAAGATTatgtatggtagtcatccaagaggagtttttgaattgagagatgtccaagggttggacaagaggagtggacatgctgatgaatttatagaggctatgaaagaggtgcatcaacAAATCAGAGATACCTTACAATAGAACAATCAAAAGGTTAAAGAAAgagtggatcagagaaggagagatgtgcagtaccaagtgggtgacatggtcatggttcatcttatCAAGGATAGGTTGCCCAAGGGAAGCcatagcaagttgatgatgagaaggattggaccttgtaaaattttggataaatatggtcctaatgcttacaaaattgaactccttgatgatatttctatttcacctatatttaatgtttttgatctaacattgtataggagtccTACTGCAGAAGAATGTGTAGGTGAATCTGTTCAAGAAAGTGAAGAATGGATAAAACACTTACCATCTAAGGAGCCACCTAAGATGGagttcattttggatagcagtgaAGCAAAGAAAACAAGGGAAAAGACCTATTTTGAGCACTTAGTCAAATGGTAGGGCCTTTTTGACTCAGAAGCTACCTAGATGCtggaggaagatatcaaaaagTAGGGTGGTGATTTGCAAcagttggtctctaagaggacttgagacaaatttcacctggggagtatggtgcaggagtacctacctatgaagacatgaaccaagaaTAAGATGACTTTCTATTAGCCTAGAAGGAATTTAATAAGACCCTacgggtcctttttgtaattcaatgtcctaggagtgtgacaagtttgtccatgtttgggtcaaattgtcatctagggtctggtagaataaattgagtcaataagggtcacaatggtctaaattgagggatcaagtgaccacaagtctatttcagttgtttttgatgttttagaatcaaatgtaatcgactatgatagtctagagtctaatttgattgaattatgcaaaagttgtcatattgtcgatttgttgtcttgacaattttgcacttttttgtaagTCATGATCCTCCAACAATCAGTCAGTTTGAAAAATAATTGGAGGAAGTTGTGGTCATTTGGGAAatacctttaaaggccccaaacaccgaAGGATGTatgttggttggttgatttgaaaataaattgaagcatcaagaactgttggaaactagGAAAACCATCTAATTTTTGTTGATTGCCCCATTATACAAGAAAATATCTATCAGGTAGCCAAAAggccttaaacccctagggtttgattgtaataatgggttttggcctatcaatccttaattgAACACTCTATCATtacaggagatgataggccactatatcatatgtcagtaccaaaagccattaagaggacacaatagggtgaagaggatggagaactaaccctaggtttggcatctctatgtgacaaaccggtttgatgagtgcagtgtgagaattgagtggtagagcattggaaaagggtttgaatgtggtagaagagtattttGGAGGTTTACATAATATTTCATGGTCATTGGTGGTCACCCATTATGAGAACCTAACCAATTTGTGAAAGGCGtttagtcaaataggtctaatagccctattgGGTCTGTTAGTGTAGTATCGGTTGGGATTTCTGCAAGTTGATCCGGTACCAAAAactaagatattgttgagaactcccaaaagggtatctaaaaatataatttgttttcttagatcctcagggtgtcaaaagttatcacccgattccctcaaatggaggcctaatagcaaccgaTTTAATTTGTGGGCGAGTGATTCAAAATTGATGTTCTAGTGAACCTAAACCATGAAATCTCATTTCAATTGTATTAAGGTGTTGTGAGAGCACCCCTCCAAGGATCATtgtgttgaattggtcaagtgggccattcaaaccctaaagcctagtagtagcccactcatgtatgcaagggtgtgtgtagtcacacaagaacttgagaagagttaggtgtttgtaagtggacatagtggagcctttgggttttcccaaggtgttgtttggtgtcattgaatcattgcttgacttggtgttgtgtaaggatctttggaatcAGGGATTATCAGTTGAGTTTGTATGCCTTAGAGATTGGCTAGTTCAAGATTACCTCCTTCTAGTTTGTTGTCTCCTCATCACAAAACTAGATCACATCCTTCAAAGTAATTGCCAATCTATGCAAGAATTtcaatgcaatacctgagagccacccacACAATttcaaagaagaacaatggaagcacataTCAAAAATATGGAGTTTTACttagtttaaatctttcatttctttCAATTTGATATTCTATTGTGTTATGTTTGATTATATTTGATTAGTTAAAGATTCGTGATCATCTTTACCCCCTAATCAGATTTAATTTTATGATTTTCAAGCATGAAACAaagataactaaaataatattataatttcacacacacacacacacacacacacacacacacacacacacacacacacacacacacacacacacatatatatatataagatgcaGACTCTatataatttgaaaagaaaatttaaacattCTAAATATTATTCTATTGTACCTAAAAATTTGTCTAAGAAATTTCATTTATTGAATTTTATTCCTAACCTCTTTGAATCCTAATTTGAACTATAATCATAATTTAACTTTAactcaaaaatttattttataactTTAATAAAACTATAATTAAATGTAACTATAATTATAATGAATGCATTTGGTAATCTTTCTATTTTTTAAGTTAGTTAATTTAATCTTAACTATAATATTTGTAaatatgtgtaatcttattgaataTTAGAGAATCCAATTTTTTAATTAGCATTCAATTcgtattataaaaatatataaagaaAGTCTAGAGATATAGATtggctttcatttattaattatatatatatatatatatatatatatatatatatatatatatatataaaagctaGTAGCATCCACAGACATAAGTTAGAAgaaattaaataaagaaacatttattaatttacaagtataataatttatttaaatattagaatTAGAATGTATAATCCTTAAAATAAATCGAATTGAACACTAAAACAAATGttgataaattaaattaaactaagccaaattgaaccctaataaaATTTGCATTCAAGATTAAGGGTTACAattttataggagttgagaaatacaaccccacaggagcctgaagatcttctgcaagccgaataacctgttacaaggagaagcaatgaagaaaaatctaaagaacatacaaaacacacagaatatgctcaaaaagagagagctcaatattcacaaaaatatgtaatgtgattcttacaaagaaaagaaagaactcaacctttaataggtcaagaaaccctaaaaagggaaaacctaggtttgcacataataattaattatatgcacctaaagttagcttaagtgtaaaagagataaagggaacttaaataattagacaaagaatgtttaattaatcaagtaaatacccgaatactctaacacacccccttaagctagacttagggagaagctaaaacctagaacagttactgaaagcaataaagatgggttccggcaacaaggcctgatcaggtacccaaatacaatgaaatctctatgaaatggagacaaaggggaaaacccagtgggaaaaaactcctctccaaaaagagataaaagaacaccactgaagcatgaagaacatgcaaactttgtcgaagaataactgctgatctgaagaacatccactgaactagaacatgaccaggtagagaagactgtaatctgcatgagtgccctcaaatgacactactcgaatcaggaggcaaacaaggcaaaacaactgaaatcgaagatacagatggcatgagaaaccaaagcctaaagagctgatcaatcgaaccacgaaagcattagaaccaataggataaacctccccataatgtggaagtgggagagggacaggaacactgaaaaggacagccaaaaacaactgcatgacgaagaaccaagaacatcaaaggtgctgagacacatcatcatgaggcgaatgtcgtggaaggaacactcacttgacaaaggaagatggcaaacaacaggcaaacatcaaccccctcatggcacttgatcaacagtgcatgtacaacaagacacaagatatgcaagattccaagtaaacaatgcatgatggcactttatctcagtgcatttgcataattacaagctacaatgataagaatactggaaatagaaacgagaatcaaaacagagacaccctactcggaaaagagatcccaagacctgaaacaaccacgatatccaccagagtgctgaaaagaaaaaaactgaataaaatatgcatggaccagaatttggaaaaaaaaactcatatttttggaaagtacatagaacatgctttccgaaaatataaagttttcgaaaaacggaggtcggatgctcattctacatctcccaaagtacaaaaaagagacctcactttgattgtaaaaaaacatagtcaaaaagaaaaattagaaaaaattaccaacaccatgaggtcggccttggAACCAGCTTTTTCATGCCTATTCGTTCGCCAAAAtccgactccgtatgcccaagctagggccaaaaaaccaaatcccccctgaaaaagccaaaaaagggagtctggtggCTCTTTGGTGGTGCGGTGGCCAATGGGTGGCGCACCGGTGGCGGTCGGGCAGAGCTCCAGTGGCTGGGCGGTGGCCCGGTGGCCGGCCAGAAAAAAAGGGTTGAGGAGCCGGAGCGACAGTCGGGGACTGAGCGACGGGGGCCAGGGTAGAGGCCGCAGGCTGAGCGGCGAGCTGGGCCACAGGCAGGCAGGGGCGGAAGGCGGTGGGCGTAGGGAGTAGTGGTGGCGGGGGAGGCAGTGCTGTCAGGAAGCGGTGACCGAGGAAGCCAGCGGCTGAGCGCGGCGGCAGGCGGAGGGGTAGCCGGGAAGCGGCAGCCACAAGGAGGAGCCGGCGGGGGCCGGGAGCCGGCAGGAGGCCGGGAAGAACTTGCTATGGGGGCCGGAGGGGCCACCGGTGGGGGCCGCAGAGGCCGGACTGACAGGTCTGACAGGCCTGTCAGTTCGGTACCCTGCGGTACCCCCaaacccccaaaaaaaaatttccccaaaaaaaaaaattttcccccttttttttcgctttttttcaaaaaaaaaattaaaagtaaatttcggcttgcatgccgtaaaaagggaaaaaatatttt
The nucleotide sequence above comes from Cryptomeria japonica chromosome 11, Sugi_1.0, whole genome shotgun sequence. Encoded proteins:
- the LOC131860327 gene encoding uncharacterized protein LOC131860327, producing the protein MGGAPVAVGQSSSGWAVARWPARKKGLRSRSDSRGLSDGGQGRGRRLSGELGHRQAGAEGGSGDRGSQRLSAAAGGGVAGKRQPQGGAGGGREPAGGREELAMGAGGATGGGRRGRTDRSDRPVSSVPCDGDGYIGDAFILAPYCVFYTVDFAIE